The genomic region CCACCCGTGATATCCGCAGCGAAACAGTTTGCGCGAGCCGCAGCCTTCTGCGGGCGGGCCGGCGCGATGCCGGCAGACGTTGTAGAAACCGCGCAGCTCACCACTGGCACCGCGCACTAACAGCAACGGCTCACCTTGAAGTTCCGTAGTAAAGAAGTCACCAGGGTTTGTGGGTTGATGGCGGTGACCTACTACTTGCCAAGTGCGAGCAAGGATAAGTTCCTTCTCAGCCGCAAAGACACTCGGGTCGGTATAAAAGCGTGACGGGAGAGACCAGGCTCGGGAAATGTCGGGCTCGATGTGAAGGCTGTCGACGGGGATGCTCATGGAGATAGGCGGCAATTGTAAGACAACAGTGGTGAGCCATTCTCTGCTGTGGCCATGATTTGAGCCGTCCCAAATTGACACAAATTGTCAATCCCGCCCGACACAATCTGACACGCTTGACCCATGAAGATGAATTTGGGCAGAATTACCTGGGTAACCGAGGATCGTGAGATCATTGGAAACAAAGCCGCTAGACCCCGGGAGCGATGGTCCCAGGTGACCTTCGGCCCTGGCCGCTAAAATGCGAACATATTCGGCAATTGGGTCTATTGAGACCAAAATTTCTGATAATGGAGAAGAGGGAAACGAGAGATGCGTAAACAAAAGGGCTTTTCACTGATTGAGTTGTTGATCGTGGTCGCGATCATTTTGATCATCGCCGCGATTGCCATTCCAAACCTGCTGCGCGCGCGTATCGCAGCTAACGAGTCGTCTGCGGTCAGCTCACTGCGAACCTTAAACACAGCCCAAGTCACGTATTCAACGGGCTTTCCCACTGTGGGCTTTGCTCCTACCATCCCGACCCTGGGACCTGGTGGACCGAACACGGTGTGTCCTGCTGGTGGCCCGGTTGTCGGTAATGCCTGCTTGATTGACAGCGCTCTGTCCAACGCCACGGCCATAGCAACTGCGAAGAGCGGCTACTACTACAACATGGGCGTGACTGCGGCTGCCGGTGTGAACTTGCAGTACGCAATAGGAGGCGCTGCGGCGGCGTTCAACGTGACCGGAGTACGCGGCTTCTGCACGCAGGAAGACAACGTAATCAGGTTCGTGACGCCTCTGAATGGTATTCCACTCACCACCAACGCGGCGTGCCAAGCCTATACCCTGTTGAACTAGGCTGAGCGGAATTTGGCAGAGTGCCTGGGGGAGGGTACGAAAGCCAGGAGCACCGGATGATAATCCGGTGCTCCTCTGCATTTTGCAGACTTCTTGCCTGGTAACCCTTTCCGCTTGCTTCACTCGAGTATCGCAATTTGTCGCTCTCCGTCGACAAATCCTGTCTTCTGGT from Terriglobales bacterium harbors:
- a CDS encoding prepilin-type N-terminal cleavage/methylation domain-containing protein, translating into MRKQKGFSLIELLIVVAIILIIAAIAIPNLLRARIAANESSAVSSLRTLNTAQVTYSTGFPTVGFAPTIPTLGPGGPNTVCPAGGPVVGNACLIDSALSNATAIATAKSGYYYNMGVTAAAGVNLQYAIGGAAAAFNVTGVRGFCTQEDNVIRFVTPLNGIPLTTNAACQAYTLLN
- a CDS encoding Rieske 2Fe-2S domain-containing protein, with the translated sequence MSIPVDSLHIEPDISRAWSLPSRFYTDPSVFAAEKELILARTWQVVGHRHQPTNPGDFFTTELQGEPLLLVRGASGELRGFYNVCRHRAGPPAEGCGSRKLFRCGYHGW